The following proteins are co-located in the Dromiciops gliroides isolate mDroGli1 chromosome 2, mDroGli1.pri, whole genome shotgun sequence genome:
- the WDR55 gene encoding WD repeat-containing protein 55 produces MAASCETDTDVDTDTEAGTEASAPRERDTPEDIVLEAAANGLAFHPARNLLAAGDVDGDVFVFEYSCREGETRELWSSGHHLKSCRDLAFSEDGQKLITVSKDKAIHILDVEQGRLDKRISKAHSVAINSLLLVDEHLLATGDDNGRIRLWDQRKEDPIMDLRQHEEYIADMALDPAKKLLLTASGDGCLGIFNIKRRRFELLSEAQSGDLTSVTLMKRGKKVACGSSEGTIYLFNWNGFGATSDRFALKAESIDCIVPITDNLLCTGSTDGIIRAVNILPNRVVGSVGQHAGEPVEQLALSHCGQLIASSGHDHRLKFWNVAQLRSVVVDDYRKRKKKGGQLKALSSKAWGMDDFFAGLKEEEDIVPDAVEEESEDSD; encoded by the exons ATGGCGGCCTCCTGTGAG ACCGATACCGACGTAGACACTGACACCGAGGCGGGTACGGAAGCCTCGGCGCCCCGGGAGCGGGATACCCCTGAAGACATAGTGTTGGAGGCTGCGGCCAACGGGCTCGCTTTCCACCCGGCGCGGAACCTGCTGGCGGCGGGGGACGTGGACGGAGACGTGTTCGT CTTCGAGTACTCCTGCCGGGAGGGTGAAACCAGGGAGCTCTGGTCCTCGGGACACCACCTCAAGTCCTGCCGGGACCTGGCCTTTTCCGAGGATGGACAGA AACTTATCACAGTTTCCAAGGATAAAGCCATTCATATCCTGGATGTTGAGCAGGGCCGGCTTGATAAACGTATTTCCAAGGCTCACAG TGTAGCTATCAACAGCTTGTTGCTAGTAGATGAACATCTGTTGGCTACAGGGGATGATAATGGCAGGATTCGGCTCTGGGACCAGAGGAAAGAGGATCCAATCATGGACTTGAGGCAGCACGAGGAATACATTGCAGATATGGCTCTGGACCCTGCTAAAAAGCTGCTTCTTACTGCCAG TGGGGATGGTTGCCTTGGTATCTTCAACATCAAACGACGTCGATTTGAACTTCTATCAGAAGCACAGAGTGGGGATTTGACCTCTGTTACACTCATGAAG AGGGGAAAGAAAGTTGCCTGTGGCTCTAGTGAAGGGACCATTTACCTCTTTAACTGGAATGGTTTTGGAGCAACCAGTGACCGTTTTGCCCTGAAGGCAGAGTCAATTGACTGTATTGTGCCTATTACAGACAATCTGCTATGCACAGGCTCTACAGATGGGATTATACG GGCAGTAAATATCCTGCCTAACCGAGTTGTGGGCAGTGTGGGGCAACATGCTGGTGAGCCTGTGGAACAGTTAGCCCTGTCCCACTGTGGTCAGCTTATTGCCAGCAGTGGTCATGACCATCGGCTCAAATTTTGGAATGTGGCACAACTTCGTTCGGTGGTAGTGGATGATTATCGGAAGCGAAAGAAAAAAGGTGGCCAATTGAAGGCTCTGAGCAGCAAGGCCTGGGGCATGGATGATTTCTTTGCTGGACTTAAGGAGGAGGAAGACATAGTGCCTGATGCAGTTGAAGAAGAAAGTGAGGACAGTGACTGA
- the DND1 gene encoding LOW QUALITY PROTEIN: dead end protein homolog 1 (The sequence of the model RefSeq protein was modified relative to this genomic sequence to represent the inferred CDS: inserted 2 bases in 1 codon), with amino-acid sequence MGRAPNPPPLVCLLPPVYTPEGEWPRVRGLGGELIWSLGIWPAXIGVYLQCGLEPNASIHPFSHPPQLWCERVNPVNKAALEAWVRETGIRLVQVNGQRKYGGPPPGWVGSPPPAGSEVFIGRLPQDVYEHQLIPLFQRVGRLYEFRLMMTFSGLNRGFAYARYSSRRGAQAAIATLHNHPLRPACPLLVCRSTEKCELTLDGLPPALSHQALLQALQPLGSGLQEALLLPSLMHPPTQIALLKFSSHRAAAMAKKALVEGRSKLCGEQVTVEWLKPDLKQRLRQQTEGPLFRVLGPDGNHRSLPDKLGTPIPSSCPQTTLETLCQQRRLGTPVFLTKCLGAGPAGWHRFWYQVVIPGYPMPFSGLIWVVVTKEGPSGHEVAKNAVSLRLLEALGEPRENESPGWGWFSC; translated from the exons ATGGGCAGGgctcccaaccccccaccccttgTTTGCCTACTCCCACCTGTTTATACCCCGGAGG GTGAGTGGCCTCGGGTGAGGGGTCTTGGCGGTGAGTTGATTTGGAGTTTGGGAATCTGGCCGGC CATCGGCGTTTACTTGCAGTGTGGACTGGAGCCTAATGCCAGTATTCAccccttctcccaccctccccagtTGTGGTGTGAGCGGGTGAATCCAGTGAACAAGGCTGCGCTGGAAGCTTGGGTGAGGGAAACAGGGATCCGACTGGTGCAAGTGAACGGGCAAAGGAAATATGGCGGTCCACCCCCAG GCTGGGTGGGCAGCCCTCCGCCAGCAGGTTCAGAGGTGTTCATCGGTCGCCTGCCCCAGGATGTGTACGAGCACCAGCTGATTCCACTGTTCCAGCGAGTGGGGCGTCTCTACGAGTTTCGCCTCATGATGACTTTCAGTGGCCTGAACCGAGGTTTCGCCTATGCTCGATACAGCTCCCGCCGCGGGGCCCAGGCCGCCATCGCCACTCTTCACAATCACCCTCTTCGGCCTGCCTGCCCACTACTGGTCTGCCGGAGCACCGAGAAATGCGAGCTGACCCTGGACGGGCTGCCACCAGCCCTGAGCCACCAGGCTTTGCTCCAGGCCCTGCAGCCTCTGGGCTCAGGTCTGCAGGAAGCACTGCTGCTCCCCAGCCTTATGCACCCCCCCACACAGATTGCGCTGCTCAAGTTTAGCTCGCACCGGGCAGCGGCCATGGCCAAGAAAGCTCTGGTAGAAG GGCGCTCAAAGCTCTGTGGTGAGCAGGTGACAGTAGAATGGCTGAAGCCCGACCTGAAGCAACGACTCCGGCAGCAAACCGAAGGACCTTTATTTCGGGTCTTGGGGCCTGATGGCAACCATAGGAGCCTACCTGATAAGTTAGGAACCCCAATACCCTCTAGCTGTCCCCAGACCACCCTGGAGACACTGTGCCAACAGAGGCGCCTAGGCACACCTGTATTCCTCACTAAGTGCTTGGGAGCTGGGCCTGCGGGCTGGCACCGATTCTGGTACCAGGTGGTGATTCCTGGTTACCCCATGCCTTTCAGTGGCCTTATCTGGGTAGTTGTAACAAAGGAGGGGCCAAGTGGACATGAAGTTGCCAAGAATGCTGTGTCCCTCCGCCTCCTAGAAGCATTAGGTGAGCCAAGGGAAAATGAGAGCCCAGGGTGGGGGTGGTTTTCCTGCTAA
- the HARS1 gene encoding histidine--tRNA ligase, cytoplasmic isoform X1, translating to MADRAALEEAVRLQGERVRNLKLQKAGTELIEEEVAKLLKLKAELGPDEGKQKFVLKTPKGTRDYSPRQMAVREKVFDVIVSCFKRHGAEVIDTPVFELKETLTGKYGEDSKLIYDLKDQGGELLALRYDLTVPFARYLAMNKLTNIKRYHIAKVYRRDNPAMTRGRYREFYQCDFDIAGQFDPMIPDAECLKIICEILSALQLGDFLIKVNDRRILDGMFNVCGVPDSKFRTICSSVDKLDKMSWEDVKNEMVEEKGLAPEVADLIGAYVKQHGGVSLVEQLLQDPKLSQNKQALEGLGDLKLLFEYLTLFGITEKISFDLSLARGLDYYTGVIYEAVLLQTPARQGEEPLGVGSVAAGGRYDGLVGMFDPKGRKVPCVGLSIGVERIFSIVEQKMEASEEKVRTTETQVLVASAQKKLLEERLKLVAELWDRGIKAELLYKKNPKLLTQLQYCEETGIPLVAIIGEQELKDGVVKLRSVANREEVDVRKENLVEEIRRRTSQYSPHLLN from the exons ATGGCGGATCGAGCAGCGCTGGAAGAAGCCGTGAGGCTACAGGGAGAGCGAGTGCGGAATCTCAAGCTGCAGAAGGCGGGCACAGAGCTG ATCGAGGAAGAGGTTGCGAAGCTCCTGAAGCTGAAGGCAGAGCTGGGCCCTGatgaaggaaaacagaagttTGTGCTTAAAACTCCAAAG GGCACAAGGGACTACAGCCCGAGGCAGATGGCTGTTCGAGAGAAGGTTTTTGATGTGATCGTCAGCTGCTTCAAACGCCATGGTGCAGAAGTCATAGATACTCCTGTGTTTGAATTGAAG GAAACACTGACTGGAAAGTATGGGGAGGACTCTAAGCTCATCTATGACCTGAAGGATCAGGGTGGGGAGCTACTGGCCCTTCGTTATGACCTTACT GTTCCTTTTGCTCGATACCTGGCAATGAATAAACTGACCAACATTAAACGCTACCACATTGCAAAGGTCTACCGGCGAGATAACCCTGCGATGACTCGTGGCCGTTACCGGGAGTTCTACCAGTGT GATTTTGACATCGCTGGGCAGTTTGACCCCATGATCCCTGATGCAGAATGTCTGAAAATCATCTGTGAGATCCTGAGTGCACTTCAGCTAGGGGACTTCCTTATCAAG GTGAATGATCGGCGAATTCTGGATGGAATGTTCAATGTCTGTGGTGTTCCTGACAGCAAGTTCCGTACCATTTGCTCTTCAGTGGACAAGCTAGACAAG ATGTCGTGGGAGGATGTGAAGAATGAAATGGTGGAAGAGAAAGGCCTGGCCCCTGAGGTGGCAGATCTTATTGGTGCCTATGTGAAGCAGCATG GTGGAGTGTCCCTAGTGGAGCAGCTACTGCAGGATCCCAAACTCTCACAGAACAAGCAGGCCCTTGAGGGATTGGGGGACCTGAAACTGCTATTTGAGTATCTGACCTTATTTGGTATTACAGAGAAG ATCTCCTTTGACCTGAGCCTGGCCCGAGGACTGGACTACTATACAGGAGTGATCTATGAAGCAGTGCTTCTTCAGACCCCAGCCCGACAGGGGGAGGAACCCCTTGGTGTGGGCAGTGTGGCTGCTGGAGGGCGATATGATGGGCTTGTAGGCATGTTTGACCCCAAGGGCCGCAAGGTGCCATGTGTGGGGCTCAGCATTGGGGTTGAAAGGATCTTCTCCATTGTGGAACAGAAGATGGAG GCTTCTGAAGAAAAAGTTCGGACAACAGAGACCCAGGTGCTTGTGGCTTCGGCCCAGAAGAAGCTCTTGGAAGAAAGGTTGAAGCTTGTTGCAGAACTGTGGGACAGGGGCATTAAG GCTGAGCTACTATACAAGAAGAATCCCAAGCTGCTGACCCAGTTGCAGTACTGTGAGGAGACTGGTATACCACTGGTGGCCATCATTGGGGAGCAAGAGCTGAAAGACGGGGTTGTCAAGCTGCGCTCTGTGGCCAACAGAGAGGAG GTGGACGTTCGGAAAGAAAACCTTGTGGAAGAAATCAGAAGACGAACAAGCCAATACTCCCCCCATCTGCTGAACTGA
- the HARS1 gene encoding histidine--tRNA ligase, cytoplasmic isoform X2 yields the protein MAVREKVFDVIVSCFKRHGAEVIDTPVFELKETLTGKYGEDSKLIYDLKDQGGELLALRYDLTVPFARYLAMNKLTNIKRYHIAKVYRRDNPAMTRGRYREFYQCDFDIAGQFDPMIPDAECLKIICEILSALQLGDFLIKVNDRRILDGMFNVCGVPDSKFRTICSSVDKLDKMSWEDVKNEMVEEKGLAPEVADLIGAYVKQHGGVSLVEQLLQDPKLSQNKQALEGLGDLKLLFEYLTLFGITEKISFDLSLARGLDYYTGVIYEAVLLQTPARQGEEPLGVGSVAAGGRYDGLVGMFDPKGRKVPCVGLSIGVERIFSIVEQKMEASEEKVRTTETQVLVASAQKKLLEERLKLVAELWDRGIKAELLYKKNPKLLTQLQYCEETGIPLVAIIGEQELKDGVVKLRSVANREEVDVRKENLVEEIRRRTSQYSPHLLN from the exons ATGGCTGTTCGAGAGAAGGTTTTTGATGTGATCGTCAGCTGCTTCAAACGCCATGGTGCAGAAGTCATAGATACTCCTGTGTTTGAATTGAAG GAAACACTGACTGGAAAGTATGGGGAGGACTCTAAGCTCATCTATGACCTGAAGGATCAGGGTGGGGAGCTACTGGCCCTTCGTTATGACCTTACT GTTCCTTTTGCTCGATACCTGGCAATGAATAAACTGACCAACATTAAACGCTACCACATTGCAAAGGTCTACCGGCGAGATAACCCTGCGATGACTCGTGGCCGTTACCGGGAGTTCTACCAGTGT GATTTTGACATCGCTGGGCAGTTTGACCCCATGATCCCTGATGCAGAATGTCTGAAAATCATCTGTGAGATCCTGAGTGCACTTCAGCTAGGGGACTTCCTTATCAAG GTGAATGATCGGCGAATTCTGGATGGAATGTTCAATGTCTGTGGTGTTCCTGACAGCAAGTTCCGTACCATTTGCTCTTCAGTGGACAAGCTAGACAAG ATGTCGTGGGAGGATGTGAAGAATGAAATGGTGGAAGAGAAAGGCCTGGCCCCTGAGGTGGCAGATCTTATTGGTGCCTATGTGAAGCAGCATG GTGGAGTGTCCCTAGTGGAGCAGCTACTGCAGGATCCCAAACTCTCACAGAACAAGCAGGCCCTTGAGGGATTGGGGGACCTGAAACTGCTATTTGAGTATCTGACCTTATTTGGTATTACAGAGAAG ATCTCCTTTGACCTGAGCCTGGCCCGAGGACTGGACTACTATACAGGAGTGATCTATGAAGCAGTGCTTCTTCAGACCCCAGCCCGACAGGGGGAGGAACCCCTTGGTGTGGGCAGTGTGGCTGCTGGAGGGCGATATGATGGGCTTGTAGGCATGTTTGACCCCAAGGGCCGCAAGGTGCCATGTGTGGGGCTCAGCATTGGGGTTGAAAGGATCTTCTCCATTGTGGAACAGAAGATGGAG GCTTCTGAAGAAAAAGTTCGGACAACAGAGACCCAGGTGCTTGTGGCTTCGGCCCAGAAGAAGCTCTTGGAAGAAAGGTTGAAGCTTGTTGCAGAACTGTGGGACAGGGGCATTAAG GCTGAGCTACTATACAAGAAGAATCCCAAGCTGCTGACCCAGTTGCAGTACTGTGAGGAGACTGGTATACCACTGGTGGCCATCATTGGGGAGCAAGAGCTGAAAGACGGGGTTGTCAAGCTGCGCTCTGTGGCCAACAGAGAGGAG GTGGACGTTCGGAAAGAAAACCTTGTGGAAGAAATCAGAAGACGAACAAGCCAATACTCCCCCCATCTGCTGAACTGA